The sequence TAGCCTAGTTGAAAGAAATATAGGCAGAGTTCCCAAATGAGCTCCTATCGACTTCATTTAGGCACGTTCTCTCAGATAGCAAGTTAAGTTGGAGGTCCCTTGGGGACACCCACAACTCAAGCACGTCAAAGAACCTGCTCCACTTATCTAAAAGTTTAAGGGTCGcggtatgagtggatcaaaccctacagtctggtctccgggcTGATATTTTAATAAAGTAATAGACACCTGTCATGTCAATCCTAGACGGGCTTTCTAATGATACATAGTACAACGAATTTGATAATGAAATCAATTACGGAGATATGGTCGTATAAATCCATGTATCCAATCTTTTTGTGCCATGTTTAGCATTCACTTTCTCCCACACTTTCTcacaaatactacatgtactacatgtgtgtgcgtttgGTACATTACAGGGTGGAGGGTTTTACTTGCTGGGTATCCAGGTTTTGGCCGCCACCTCTCAGATCGCCTGGACCATCATTACCTCCTACCTAATCCTGAAGGTGGTGGATGTGACAGTAGGACTGAGGGTTCCACTGGACAAGGAGATACTCGGTACGTGCATTGGTCGAGGACTGAATTGCTTAGCAACAATGATTGCGTAACAAAGTGCAATTCTAAGTACAGTACCATGTTTTATACAGCCAACTTTGCGGTGACGGTCTGCCACTTTTTAGCGGTTCCTACCGgtacacattgtactgcagcataggtgtcccTGTTtgcagatgcggtcccaaacgtaaatcattacatgcatatgcatataAAGTCAAAACAGTGTTTCCAATGCAATCACAAACATAAATAAGGGTTTCATATACATGTTATCTTGCAAAATGATTAAGAATACTTGCAGCAATGGAAGTCTAATAATTAGTCGAAGGTATCATAATTACACCACGTCACATATAATATCATTATAAAGGCCGTCTCAATATTGcattgaacacctaaatatcttaaatgtataTACGCACCTCTTGATGACTGATTCTGCATTGGCACATTTGTAAAATTCgtatatgtttttcatgtggCGGTACCGTGGCACCCGGAGAAGTTATGAGTTGATGTTAtattgagttgagtttattgagtttattgtgataccctttagctcattgtgctaatcttccagggctcattaaaaaacacacagtatatacattgtacaggtaGATGGACAGATATCATACACTcaaaacagatacaaatacatatatgtacataaagtCAAGAAGTCTTGAGTTCAGAGGGTTATATACAATAAAACCATTCTTCTTCCTATTACAGGAGCGGACTACTGTGAACACGGTGTCGGCGGACCCGACGACCGAGACATGCCGGAGGGAGCTTCCGAGGATGACGACGACCCTCAGGACATCGACTCTCCTAGGCATGAGACACATTTCCTCGGTTACCATCATGTCGACCACGGTCCAGAGCATCATCACCATAACCACCATCACCGTCACGTAGACATGGAGGTCGTTGAGAGAAAGATCAACCGCCGACACTCCGGCGGGTACTGCGGGCACAGCTTCCGTCAAAAGCACCGCATTCGTCTGCCTAAATCGTCGGTCTCTTGTTGCCTCCATTGCTGCCAGTGTCAGTGTCACCTCTACGACAAAGTACTATCTGATTGCAGCGATTCCGACAAAGAACTTgaggaaaacttgaaaaagaagaagaagagaaggaaCGTCTTGTCCTGCTGTAGGCGGCTGGTGCAGCGCCGTAAGAAACGGCAGGAGGCGAAAGAAGACGGTGACTACTTGAGACGTGTTGACGGTGGCACCAATCTTAAAGACGTTGGGACAAATACGGGAGGTCTGAACGTCGTGTCGCAGGAAATAGTAACTGGATTGTAGCTTAGTCTTAAAGACAATTCGACGCAGATAACTTCACTTTGTATAATAAAAGGAAGAAACTTAACGTAACTAGCACTAGAAGAGTTAGTTTGGACTTTCAAAGATTTTTACCTGACTCCTTAAGCCTTGTTCAAATTGACGCGTCTTCTGCAGCTTCCGAGATGTGACGtaggtgccagataacctgtgtcggcccccgtctctgttcaatgtTGGGAGGTGAGCTggaatgtacacagcctccaTCGGCTCctcttgcaaaaaaaaaatctatcttTACATttagacggggggcgacacaggttaccTTGCACCTACGACACATTGCTTCAGTCACGTGTCCCCAACGTCACGTCCCGAAAGGTACATTAGACGAGTCCATGCTGTAAACAAGGCTGATGTAGTCAATCGAAAATGTCGCTTGGTCCCAACTTATTTTCAGTGTTTGTTAGGTTAAGTAAAATCTTTTATCATGTAATTTACATTAAGttgaacacagatgaacttttatgcTATGGCTCACTTTGCATCACGATATTGACTTTTTTCAACATGATACAATATATCTATACGTGAATTGACTCCACAATGGTGTCTTCAACGGCTGTGCTAAAAGAAAGAGAAACGAATAAAATACTAGCTTATTACTATCaaaatagacaaatttataGGAATTCATAACCTCGAAAATGATTATACAACTGCAAAATCCCAACAGCGCCTCTGATACATTTTATCAGGAAGTTGTTATCTGCCTATAGCATATTATGATATTACTGATACATGGATACGACTATTACTACAGATGGATACTGACTCTACTACGTGACTACAATCGCGATTGCCTTATCTGCATGCACCGCGGCATGTTCAACACCTCATATGAACCCGTGTACACGGCAGCTACGCGTGAACTGAATATTACAATGAAGACTATAAATAACTGAGTGCATGCACTCCTAATATCTTACAGGTATCTacagaaacaaaaatgtttgaaaatatggTCAAAATATATAGTACCAGCGTACCTTTGGGGAAATACTGTTTTTTGTCTATAAATGAATGTACGGAAGGTAATAGTTACTTTAGCAATTGGATaaaatttggaaacggtcagacgtttcagatagcatccaatGACTTTTGTTAGGTTACAgtaagtagattttatggatgatatcctctgtaGACTGTAAAATTAACGAGGTGTTTTTCAATGTTAAGTTGGCTACCTTTTAGAATAGACCATGAACGTTGTAACAAGCATTGAAGTGGCAAAACATGGCAGCACAGCCAACAGGGCATTTATTCCTGCATGCAAGAAGTGCACTAGTGTTaaataaaagtgacactagtgtggtagaccgGTAGAAATTATACATGCAAGTTTGCAACTGCACACACGGCTTTCGTAGTTGATACACTTTTGAAATTACCCAGCTAGTTTCACTTCTTCGACTACagccatggctacctccctagtgccAGTTCTACAAATACAATTATTAGGCAACACAACACATtctcccattttggtacttgcTCGCCATATTGATCATAtccaaatgaaaaacaaatgcAGAAGACGAAGTCAAGACGTTGTATGTCAATACGTCAAGTAGCTCCTGTTGCATACTCAATTTAGTATCTTTACTTGGTCTTCTATTAAACCGTCTGATAATTGCCTTCATCTTAACAACATATGTATTCAGACTTTTGATTTAGAATCAGGTATTATAAAATGTTTGTCCAGTGACTGACGAAAGACATGTCCAAAACGCCTGTTGGTCTGACCGTTTCATACCTTTTTATCTAGTTGCTATGAGTAATTGTTACATATAAAtattgttacctggatgtcgaaACTCCACATATGCACGGATGGGAACGTTAACTTTGAAATTTAATCAGTGATAGCGACATGTGCCTACATTGCTACATGCATATGTTTATTAAAGGATAGTACTTACTCTTAAAAGCATGTCTTCGTTGAAAGATTTATGTATGACAAAGGTTTATGTAtgaaaaagttttctttcaagGGAATATTGGCAAAACTTCGCCACAATAATTTGTCTCTGACAGGTGCGATCGATTGCAAGTTCCAACCCTGAAGTTATTTAAGTTCAATCAGCTCTGAAACAGCATGCACATTCTTtgtagtgacctctgacctcctgccAAAATAACCGGTTGTTTCTCTATAGCTTGACCTGGACCGGAAATGGTCTTGATttatggattatgattttgatttgtctgccttatttcatgttttatttgtatttatatgttcccttctgtatatctatttattttttctgtaatatgtttgtatttccttgtatgtgtaCCTGAGCCCCGATGAAAACcagtttgtcaaaactgaatCGGACTACCCTGTAGtctgaaaatatcaataaacaataataaataaTCGCAGTCGTTTGTTTCACATTAAAACCCTACAACCCTCATTTTGTTAGAACATGTTTGAAAGAcattgaaaactgaaaggtaatattaatattgtatttcatgagATGAATAAAATGGGACAATATATATGGATTCATTACCTTTGTGCGAACAGGTGTAGCTTTTATTTCTCTCATCTTAGAGATGTCAATATGTATAACCCAAAGACATTAATGTATTAAGATAATCTGTCAATCCGGATAAAAACAACGCCTGATATAGATCCCAGACTTTCCAATAACGTCGATAAAGTCCATACTTCACTATAACGTCGCAGCTATACAGTGTGGTAAATAATGTAGATTCAactttggccatgttgattccaCTACATGGATAGTTTGCACATCATTCTTTCccatttccaaaaaataagATTTCGATTATactaaaacattttacatagCAGCTGTAAATTGAGCAAATATTACATCGACAAAACATTAAGGTGCCAGAACAGATACTTCTACTTTTGAAGTCAATTCAAAGTCAGAGAAAAGgatgtgaaaaagaaaattgaatgATCTATTATTTGGTATAACATATTTTGTGTTCAGACATTTGTTTAACCTTTCCGACCACTTCGATTTCAATATGAAGGCAACTTTATTTTTCAAGCTCACGTcagttttgggttcccagaggatgtcatccatataatcaaatcaacattgccttatTATGCAAAGATTCTCTCTGTCAGTATGTAAAGATATAGTAACGCCAATAACGCTACAACTGATAAACCACCAACAGCGTTTTAGTGTCCTGTTCACTTGCAATTGAAACAGTTTGATAATTGAGGCCTAGGATGGTCGATCGGCTTGAAAATAGATTAAATGATAACAGGAGGGGCCGGCAGCACACAGTGGCGGCTCATTTCTTTTTAAAACGTGAGGAAACCCTCATTAACCATACGAAGGTCATACACGGGTATGAACATTTGATTAATTTAATACTCCTAACCGTTCAACCTAATAAGTACAGAATACTGTGCCACATATAGCACGGAGTATGAACTATGCGAATTACAACAGAAACAGTGGTTGATAAGGTAATGATTTGCagaactttttaaagtcaagggttaacaaaCATCTTCTTCACAATatagtattgtaacccaaaacgcttgagtggctccgtGAGCTTTCTTTTTTCGGTGAATCCTaagtaaataataaaaaaaatttaaaaataataCGGTAAAAACACAGACTATTTGCATTAAATAATTGACAATACATTGGGGTTGTTCGACAGTGGAAGGTAATTACATTATGATGACAATGCCTATGTAAAAGGTAATCAACTAGCAAAGAGTTACAC comes from Branchiostoma floridae strain S238N-H82 chromosome 2, Bfl_VNyyK, whole genome shotgun sequence and encodes:
- the LOC118410678 gene encoding uncharacterized protein LOC118410678; the encoded protein is MGICALAHPWEGLFIGAVGALIACGSTELLERWQIDDPVGAVPVHFSCAVWSLISIGIFGRIDTLEHASQFNGLIAGGGFYLLGIQVLAATSQIAWTIITSYLILKVVDVTVGLRVPLDKEILGADYCEHGVGGPDDRDMPEGASEDDDDPQDIDSPRHETHFLGYHHVDHGPEHHHHNHHHRHVDMEVVERKINRRHSGGYCGHSFRQKHRIRLPKSSVSCCLHCCQCQCHLYDKVLSDCSDSDKELEENLKKKKKRRNVLSCCRRLVQRRKKRQEAKEDGDYLRRVDGGTNLKDVGTNTGGLNVVSQEIVTGL